The following coding sequences lie in one Hyphobacterium sp. CCMP332 genomic window:
- a CDS encoding glycosyltransferase family 2 protein — protein sequence MTAPVISAVMVSWQTGPALFDSIHAVRADPDISELILVDHQNPDDVRQRLDALTADHARLRVIRTDQNLGFGKGCNIGAKEASGDYLFFINPDARPEAGAARQLIEALPEGETTALAGARILGLDGKEQSGSRRRGLTLGRALATFSGISKTGWVRPFGMEGEPLPEAPVNVGAISGAAFLMSKSGFDALGGFDEGYFLHVEDVDLCRRASSVWFVPDAIVHHVGGSSRTSRFAVELEKAKSFLRYFWKFNTGTAGRLATLIAAPFIFTAIMLRALIMEVIGLIRR from the coding sequence ATGACGGCCCCGGTGATCAGCGCCGTCATGGTCAGCTGGCAAACAGGCCCCGCTCTGTTTGATTCCATTCATGCCGTGCGGGCAGATCCGGATATCTCCGAACTGATCCTCGTGGACCACCAAAACCCGGACGATGTGCGCCAGAGGCTGGACGCCCTGACGGCAGACCATGCTCGCCTGCGTGTGATCCGGACCGACCAAAATCTCGGCTTCGGCAAGGGCTGCAATATCGGCGCGAAGGAAGCGTCCGGCGATTATCTCTTTTTCATCAATCCGGATGCCAGGCCCGAGGCCGGCGCGGCGCGGCAATTGATTGAGGCCCTGCCGGAGGGCGAAACGACGGCCCTGGCCGGTGCCCGCATTCTTGGCCTCGATGGCAAGGAGCAAAGCGGTTCACGCCGACGCGGGCTCACGCTCGGGCGGGCACTGGCGACGTTCAGCGGAATCTCGAAAACGGGATGGGTCAGGCCTTTCGGCATGGAAGGCGAGCCTCTGCCAGAGGCTCCGGTCAATGTCGGAGCCATTTCGGGCGCGGCCTTCCTGATGTCAAAATCCGGATTTGACGCACTCGGCGGTTTCGATGAAGGCTATTTCCTCCACGTGGAAGACGTCGATTTGTGCCGGCGCGCTTCCAGCGTCTGGTTCGTCCCGGATGCCATAGTCCATCATGTTGGCGGCTCCAGCCGCACCAGCCGGTTTGCCGTTGAACTCGAGAAGGCCAAAAGCTTCCTGCGCTATTTCTGGAAGTTCAATACCGGCACGGCAGGGCGTCTGGCGACGCTGATCGCCGCCCCGTTTATCTTCACTGCGATCATGTTGCGGGCGCTGATAATGGAAGTGATCGGGCTTATCCGGCGCTAG
- the yidD gene encoding membrane protein insertion efficiency factor YidD: MSETSFKPFSAILIAAVRVYQWTLSPVFYALGVRCRHEPTCSAYGVDCVRHQGAWRAIWLTLGRIARCRPGGSHGYDPAPEKQTNVPWWALHRFRLPREAARNTPNGQSGQQDKET, encoded by the coding sequence ATGAGCGAAACCTCGTTCAAACCCTTCAGCGCGATACTGATCGCGGCCGTGCGCGTCTATCAATGGACGCTCTCGCCCGTTTTCTATGCGCTGGGCGTGCGCTGCCGTCATGAGCCGACCTGCTCGGCCTATGGCGTCGATTGCGTGCGCCATCAGGGGGCGTGGCGGGCCATCTGGCTGACGCTGGGGCGCATCGCCAGATGCCGCCCCGGAGGCAGTCACGGCTATGATCCGGCACCGGAAAAGCAGACGAATGTGCCCTGGTGGGCGCTTCACCGCTTTCGCCTGCCGCGCGAAGCGGCTAGGAACACGCCAAACGGCCAGTCCGGACAACAGGACAAAGAGACATGA
- a CDS encoding iron-sulfur cluster assembly scaffold protein, with product MNDALYSSGILRLAAEIPHIGRLARADGSARRVSRLCGSSIEVDVCLDRGLISDIGLEVQACALGQASASVLGANAIGASIGEIREARDALSSMLKGAPAPQGRFAALAELENARDYPQRHASIRLAFEAAAEACDAALTATTTATATG from the coding sequence ATGAATGACGCACTCTATTCCAGCGGGATTTTACGTCTCGCCGCGGAGATTCCGCACATCGGACGGCTGGCCCGCGCCGATGGCTCGGCGCGCCGTGTCTCGCGCCTGTGCGGATCATCCATCGAGGTCGATGTGTGTCTGGATCGCGGCCTCATTTCCGATATCGGTCTGGAAGTGCAGGCTTGCGCGCTCGGCCAGGCCTCGGCGTCGGTGCTGGGTGCCAATGCCATCGGCGCCTCGATCGGGGAAATCCGCGAGGCCCGCGATGCGCTTTCCTCTATGCTGAAGGGCGCACCTGCGCCCCAAGGCCGCTTTGCCGCGCTCGCCGAGCTGGAAAATGCCCGCGATTATCCTCAGCGCCATGCCTCCATCCGGCTGGCCTTCGAGGCCGCAGCCGAAGCCTGTGATGCGGCGCTGACAGCCACCACCACCGCAACCGCAACCGGCTAG
- the thrS gene encoding threonine--tRNA ligase, translating to MINVTLPDGAVRELPDGASPMDLAEGISKSLAKKAIIAKVDGEEWDLTRPLDGDSRVELITRDMPEALEVIRHDSAHILAQAVQELFPGTQVTIGPSIEDGFYYDFARDEPFSTEDFEAIEKRMAEIVDRDLPFVREVWDRNEAIAHFQNMGEKYKAELISDLPEDEVITIYRQGDWIDLCRGPHLPSTGKIGKAFKLMKVAGAYWRGDHRNAMLQRIYGTAWADDKQLNAHLMRLEEAEKRDHRRVGKAMDLFHMQEEARGQVFWHDKGWTLYRTLENYMRRRLEDANYEEVKTPSLIDRSLWEKSGHWEKFRENMFTAQTEDGEVLALKPMNCPAHVQIFRSGQKSYRDLPLRMAEFGSCSRYEPSGALHGLMRVRGFVQDDAHIFCLENQIESETAEFIALLNSVYKDLGFEDFVVKFSDRPETRAGSDETWDKAEKALKDATEAAGVEMILNPGEGAFYGPKLEFVLRDAIGRDWQCGTLQVDFVLPERLDAEFVGEDNDKHRPVMLHRAILGSFERFIGILIENYSGKFPLWLAPLQVVVATITSEADSYGEEVAATLRKAGLRVKTDFRNEKINYKVREHSVGKVPVIAVVGMKEAENRQVALRFLGEGNKQQEILGLDEATQRLAESATPPDLKRV from the coding sequence ATGATAAACGTAACACTGCCTGATGGGGCTGTACGGGAGCTTCCCGACGGCGCCAGCCCGATGGACCTCGCGGAGGGCATATCGAAGTCACTGGCCAAGAAGGCCATCATCGCCAAAGTCGACGGTGAGGAGTGGGATCTGACACGCCCGCTCGACGGGGATTCCCGTGTCGAACTGATCACGCGCGACATGCCCGAGGCGCTGGAAGTGATCCGTCACGATTCCGCGCATATTCTGGCACAGGCCGTTCAGGAGCTGTTCCCGGGCACGCAGGTCACGATCGGACCGTCCATCGAGGACGGTTTCTATTACGATTTTGCCCGCGACGAGCCCTTCTCGACGGAGGATTTCGAGGCGATCGAAAAGCGCATGGCCGAGATCGTCGATCGCGACTTGCCTTTCGTGCGCGAAGTCTGGGATCGCAATGAGGCCATCGCGCATTTCCAGAATATGGGCGAAAAATACAAGGCCGAGCTGATCAGCGATCTGCCCGAGGATGAGGTCATCACGATCTATCGTCAGGGCGACTGGATTGATCTTTGCCGCGGGCCGCACCTGCCATCGACGGGCAAGATCGGCAAGGCCTTCAAGCTGATGAAGGTCGCCGGTGCCTATTGGCGCGGCGATCACCGCAACGCCATGCTGCAACGGATCTATGGCACGGCATGGGCGGATGACAAGCAACTCAACGCCCATCTGATGCGTCTGGAGGAAGCGGAAAAACGCGACCACCGCCGCGTCGGCAAGGCGATGGACCTCTTCCACATGCAGGAAGAAGCGCGCGGTCAGGTCTTCTGGCATGACAAGGGCTGGACGCTCTATCGCACGCTGGAAAACTATATGCGCCGCCGGCTGGAAGATGCGAATTACGAGGAGGTCAAGACGCCCTCTCTCATTGATCGCTCGCTCTGGGAGAAATCCGGTCACTGGGAAAAATTCCGGGAAAACATGTTCACAGCCCAGACCGAAGACGGCGAAGTCCTCGCGCTGAAGCCGATGAACTGCCCGGCCCACGTCCAGATATTCCGCTCGGGTCAGAAATCCTATCGCGATCTGCCGCTGCGCATGGCCGAATTCGGCTCTTGCTCGCGTTATGAGCCATCCGGTGCTTTGCATGGCCTCATGCGGGTGCGCGGCTTTGTGCAGGATGATGCGCATATCTTCTGTCTGGAAAACCAGATCGAGAGCGAAACGGCGGAATTCATCGCGCTTCTGAATTCTGTCTACAAGGATCTCGGCTTCGAAGATTTTGTCGTGAAGTTTTCCGACCGTCCGGAAACGCGCGCCGGATCGGACGAGACGTGGGACAAGGCGGAAAAAGCGTTGAAAGACGCCACGGAAGCGGCCGGTGTCGAGATGATCCTCAATCCGGGTGAGGGGGCTTTCTATGGTCCCAAGCTGGAATTCGTGTTGCGCGATGCTATTGGACGTGACTGGCAGTGCGGCACGCTGCAGGTCGATTTCGTCCTGCCGGAACGCCTTGATGCTGAATTTGTCGGCGAGGACAATGACAAGCATCGCCCGGTCATGTTGCACCGCGCCATCCTGGGGTCATTCGAACGCTTTATCGGCATCCTGATCGAGAACTATTCGGGCAAATTCCCGCTCTGGCTGGCCCCGCTCCAAGTCGTGGTCGCGACGATCACGTCGGAAGCGGACAGCTATGGCGAGGAGGTCGCAGCCACGCTTCGCAAGGCCGGGCTGCGGGTTAAAACCGACTTCCGTAACGAGAAGATCAATTACAAGGTCCGCGAACATTCTGTCGGCAAGGTGCCGGTGATTGCCGTCGTCGGCATGAAAGAAGCCGAAAACCGTCAGGTGGCGCTCCGCTTCCTCGGTGAAGGCAACAAGCAGCAGGAAATCCTGGGGCTTGATGAGGCCACGCAGCGGCTGGCCGAAAGCGCGACGCCCCCGGACCTGAAGCGGGTCTAG
- a CDS encoding O-antigen ligase, producing the protein MTALPDKGHTRPGITAVVVMFFAGVAAIAGGLPLPPFIALGGLIALPWKQILRLRKDPPWEALLAALFVGWAALSWTWSPYDRPDQALKLIAGIPLYAALAFAIAHLEGRWRARAEAMFLFMAFMASIYLFAEFVNEGEATLAYKILIEGAPAGDLHTTNEVNRSLGHGALLAILFAGPAAALAWREGGPLIGLLLLAITGMMSLGFGLEVNTVAFIAAVAAAALAYAWPRGALSAIFGGMAGAFIVVPLTLPSVAGALPESIRSRLPESWEIRLEIWRFTGTLLSERPWTGWGLDAGRVIEGEAEIRGTVQQLLPLHPHNAPLQVWMETGAFGAILIAFALVMMGGRIAGAPLLSRLQAASIAWVAVAYFCFIFFSYGIWQEWHAAALALAIAGTTFLSARPKAA; encoded by the coding sequence ATGACCGCCCTTCCGGATAAAGGCCATACAAGGCCCGGAATAACGGCGGTCGTCGTGATGTTTTTCGCCGGGGTGGCGGCCATTGCCGGCGGCCTTCCCCTTCCGCCCTTCATCGCGCTGGGCGGTCTCATTGCTTTGCCGTGGAAGCAGATTCTGCGCCTCAGAAAGGACCCGCCCTGGGAGGCCCTGCTCGCCGCGCTTTTCGTGGGCTGGGCAGCGCTCAGCTGGACATGGTCGCCCTATGACCGGCCGGATCAGGCCCTCAAGCTGATCGCCGGTATCCCGCTTTATGCGGCGCTGGCCTTCGCCATCGCCCATCTGGAAGGCAGGTGGCGGGCACGCGCCGAAGCCATGTTCCTCTTCATGGCCTTCATGGCATCCATCTATCTCTTTGCCGAATTCGTGAATGAGGGTGAAGCGACGCTCGCCTACAAAATCCTGATCGAAGGCGCTCCGGCGGGTGACTTGCACACCACCAATGAAGTCAACCGCAGCCTCGGTCACGGCGCTTTGCTGGCGATCCTGTTTGCCGGGCCGGCTGCGGCTCTGGCCTGGCGGGAAGGCGGGCCGCTGATTGGCCTGCTTCTGCTCGCCATTACCGGGATGATGTCGCTGGGCTTCGGGCTGGAGGTCAATACCGTCGCCTTCATCGCGGCGGTGGCCGCAGCGGCATTGGCCTATGCCTGGCCACGCGGTGCCTTGTCCGCGATTTTCGGGGGAATGGCGGGTGCGTTCATCGTTGTGCCCCTGACCCTCCCGTCAGTTGCCGGGGCCTTGCCGGAAAGCATCCGGTCGCGATTGCCGGAATCCTGGGAAATCCGGCTGGAAATCTGGCGGTTTACCGGCACCCTCCTGTCCGAAAGGCCATGGACAGGATGGGGGCTGGATGCCGGCCGCGTCATCGAAGGCGAGGCGGAAATCCGCGGGACTGTGCAGCAGCTTCTCCCGCTTCATCCTCACAATGCGCCGCTACAGGTCTGGATGGAGACCGGGGCGTTCGGGGCCATTCTGATCGCTTTTGCCCTGGTCATGATGGGCGGGCGCATCGCTGGCGCGCCCCTGCTGTCGCGACTACAAGCTGCCTCGATTGCCTGGGTGGCCGTGGCCTATTTTTGCTTCATCTTCTTCAGCTATGGCATCTGGCAGGAATGGCATGCTGCGGCGCTCGCTCTGGCCATTGCCGGAACGACGTTTCTGTCGGCGCGCCCCAAAGCGGCATGA
- the cysS gene encoding cysteine--tRNA ligase: MPTLQLHDTLTGNKRAFVPGDPKRVTMYVCGPTVWSYAHIGNARPPVVFDVLFRLLRRTYGEEQVIYARNITDVDDKIIEAARELGEPIDVITDKFAAIYRQDTGALGVLPPTLEPHATQHIGEMIDMIARLIGSGHAYEAEGHVLFSVQSYDRYGALSRRDRDDMIAGARVEVAPYKKDPADFVMWKPAKKGEPGWDSPWGRGRPGWHIECSAMAETHLGEIFDIHGGGTDLKFPHHENEIAQSVCAHGGKAMARFWLHNGFLSMESTKMSKSLGNVKLVHDLIKDWPGEVLRYALLTAHYRAPLDWTQKLLHTSQKSLDRLYGVLRRIEAEPASDVPETVEAALADDLNTPKALAALFALAGAANRAETDADRQAAAADLLAGGHALGLLEGSPDAWFGIDALSEAERAEIDQLILDRTAARQAKDFARADALRNELDKRKVLVDDGPEGSTWRMG; encoded by the coding sequence ATGCCGACGCTTCAACTGCACGACACGCTGACGGGAAACAAGCGGGCCTTTGTGCCCGGCGATCCGAAACGGGTGACGATGTATGTCTGTGGCCCGACCGTCTGGTCCTATGCGCATATCGGCAATGCCCGTCCGCCGGTGGTGTTCGACGTGTTGTTCCGTCTCTTGCGCCGCACCTATGGCGAAGAGCAGGTCATCTATGCGCGCAACATCACCGATGTGGACGACAAGATCATCGAGGCCGCGCGCGAGCTGGGTGAACCGATTGACGTCATCACCGACAAGTTTGCTGCAATCTACCGGCAGGATACCGGCGCGCTGGGCGTCCTGCCGCCGACGCTGGAGCCGCATGCGACGCAGCATATCGGCGAGATGATCGACATGATCGCCCGTCTGATCGGGAGCGGCCACGCCTATGAAGCCGAAGGCCATGTGCTGTTTTCCGTGCAGAGTTATGACCGCTATGGCGCGCTGTCGCGCCGCGACCGCGACGACATGATTGCTGGTGCACGCGTGGAAGTCGCGCCCTACAAGAAGGATCCCGCCGATTTCGTCATGTGGAAGCCGGCGAAAAAGGGCGAGCCGGGCTGGGACAGCCCGTGGGGCCGCGGCCGTCCAGGCTGGCATATCGAGTGCTCGGCCATGGCGGAAACGCATCTCGGCGAGATTTTCGACATTCATGGCGGCGGCACGGATCTGAAATTCCCGCACCATGAAAACGAGATTGCGCAATCTGTTTGCGCCCATGGCGGCAAGGCGATGGCGCGCTTCTGGCTCCATAATGGCTTTCTGTCGATGGAATCGACAAAGATGTCCAAATCACTCGGCAATGTGAAACTGGTCCATGACCTGATCAAGGACTGGCCCGGAGAGGTGCTGCGCTATGCCTTGCTGACGGCGCACTATCGCGCCCCGCTCGACTGGACGCAGAAGCTCCTGCACACCTCGCAGAAATCTCTGGACCGTCTCTATGGTGTCTTGCGCCGGATCGAGGCGGAGCCGGCTTCAGACGTGCCGGAAACGGTGGAAGCGGCTCTGGCCGACGATCTCAACACGCCCAAGGCGCTGGCGGCGCTGTTTGCGCTGGCGGGCGCGGCCAACCGGGCGGAAACCGACGCGGACCGTCAGGCGGCCGCCGCTGACCTGCTGGCGGGCGGTCATGCGCTCGGCCTGCTGGAAGGTTCGCCCGATGCATGGTTCGGCATTGATGCCCTGTCTGAGGCCGAACGCGCGGAGATCGATCAGCTCATTCTCGATCGCACGGCGGCACGTCAGGCCAAGGACTTTGCCCGTGCCGATGCCCTTCGCAACGAACTCGACAAACGCAAGGTCCTCGTCGATGACGGCCCGGAAGGTTCGACCTGGCGGATGGGGTGA